The following are encoded together in the Anaerostipes caccae L1-92 genome:
- a CDS encoding GNAT family N-acetyltransferase — MITLVANHIGVDTYLWLREAVGFKKLTRTQAVKALKNSLYVVAAYADDRIVGMGRIVGDGAVICYIQDLMIHPDYQKAGVGSKIIENLIAFVESIREDDTEMMLDLMCAKGREAFYEAHGFISRPNESLGPGMIRYLKERRA, encoded by the coding sequence ATGATTACACTAGTTGCAAATCACATCGGAGTGGATACCTACCTTTGGCTCCGGGAAGCCGTAGGCTTTAAAAAGCTCACCAGGACTCAGGCCGTGAAGGCGCTGAAAAACAGTCTTTATGTGGTGGCGGCCTATGCGGATGACAGGATCGTCGGCATGGGGCGGATCGTGGGGGACGGAGCGGTCATCTGTTATATCCAGGATCTCATGATACATCCGGACTACCAAAAGGCGGGTGTAGGAAGCAAAATAATTGAAAATCTGATTGCTTTCGTGGAGAGTATCCGGGAGGATGACACAGAGATGATGCTGGACCTGATGTGTGCAAAGGGAAGGGAAGCCTTTTATGAGGCCCATGGTTTTATTTCCAGGCCAAATGAGAGTCTGGGACCCGGCATGATAAGATACCTAAAGGAAAGGAGAGCATAA
- a CDS encoding DUF1934 domain-containing protein has protein sequence MNKEVIINISGLQLDAGTEEPIELMTTGDYYLKNGKHYVIYDELTDDSQVVKNRLKISPKVVEVTKKGASSSHMVFERGKENLTYYDTPFGSLLLGINTSKIDFEEKEDSMALHIDYGLSINSDHVSDCSIDVSIASKQQEHSDCTDSAQ, from the coding sequence ATGAACAAAGAAGTGATTATCAATATTTCCGGTCTTCAGCTGGATGCCGGTACGGAAGAACCTATTGAGCTGATGACGACAGGGGATTACTATCTGAAAAACGGAAAGCACTATGTCATTTATGATGAGCTGACCGACGATTCCCAGGTCGTAAAAAACCGTCTTAAGATCAGCCCCAAGGTCGTGGAAGTAACAAAAAAGGGAGCCAGCAGCTCCCATATGGTATTTGAGCGGGGAAAAGAAAACCTCACTTATTATGACACTCCTTTCGGAAGTCTCTTGCTTGGGATCAACACAAGCAAGATCGACTTTGAGGAGAAAGAGGACAGCATGGCGCTGCACATCGACTACGGACTGTCCATTAACTCAGACCACGTTTCAGACTGTTCCATCGACGTGTCCATTGCGTCGAAGCAGCAGGAACACAGTGACTGCACAGACAGTGCCCAGTAG
- the murI gene encoding glutamate racemase gives MSSVHDNAPIGVFDSGVGGLTVAREIMRQLPDESLIYFGDTARVPYGTKSKDTVIRYSRQIVNFLLSKNVKAIVIACNTASALAMHKLQQEYIVPMIGMVRPGAIAAARATKNHHIGIIGTNATVKSGQYGKYLRELNPDVTVVTKACPLFVPLVEEGLIDDRITEDMVSRYLREFDQYQIDSLILGCTHYPLLQNPIKNFVGDNVTLINPAYETAKSLRELLKEREMEAESGHTAEYHYYVSDMEDQFLSFADRVLPCHVEKVQPIDIERY, from the coding sequence ATGAGCAGTGTACATGACAATGCACCCATCGGAGTATTTGACTCAGGGGTCGGGGGGCTTACCGTAGCCAGGGAGATCATGAGACAGCTTCCCGATGAGAGTCTGATTTATTTTGGAGATACGGCCAGGGTACCCTATGGTACGAAGTCGAAAGATACGGTCATCCGGTACTCCAGGCAGATCGTAAATTTCCTGTTGAGCAAAAATGTAAAGGCCATTGTGATAGCCTGCAATACGGCCAGCGCCCTTGCTATGCACAAGCTCCAGCAGGAATATATCGTTCCCATGATCGGCATGGTGCGTCCAGGGGCTATTGCGGCCGCCAGGGCCACGAAGAATCACCATATCGGCATCATTGGAACCAATGCCACTGTAAAGAGCGGCCAGTATGGAAAGTATTTAAGGGAACTGAACCCGGATGTAACCGTGGTGACAAAAGCCTGCCCTCTGTTTGTGCCCCTCGTGGAAGAGGGACTGATCGACGACAGGATCACAGAAGACATGGTATCCAGATATTTGCGGGAGTTTGACCAGTATCAGATCGATTCCCTGATCCTTGGATGTACCCACTATCCTTTGCTGCAAAATCCCATCAAAAATTTTGTGGGTGACAATGTAACCTTGATCAATCCCGCCTACGAGACGGCGAAATCTCTGAGGGAACTTCTGAAAGAAAGGGAGATGGAGGCGGAGAGCGGCCATACAGCTGAGTATCATTATTATGTCAGCGATATGGAAGATCAGTTTCTGAGTTTTGCGGACCGGGTTCTGCCCTGTCATGTGGAAAAAGTACAGCCCATAGATATTGAAAGGTATTAG
- a CDS encoding DUF975 family protein, which produces MRERMRAKDIREFAKEKLKENLKVLVLIQIIIVLITIGITVWGNMFQRLIGSMILNFVIQIAEMFLVYAFFAGITFAYFMCSVGLKPRVEDVFYVFLKKKKSILWVILRKCIMIQVYAAIFSFFGGLLGAILYVDSSPFILTSSVLAVVIVELRYFPAIYLLIDGEEKEAKKAVWRGTDLMKGNYKRLIFLYLSFIPWMLLGVLTLGIGLFVVAAWLQISMAVFYKDLKEQEKAKTGTAA; this is translated from the coding sequence ATGAGAGAGAGAATGAGGGCAAAGGATATAAGAGAATTTGCTAAAGAAAAACTAAAAGAAAATTTAAAGGTGCTAGTGCTGATTCAGATCATTATTGTACTTATCACCATTGGGATCACAGTATGGGGAAACATGTTCCAGAGACTGATTGGTTCTATGATATTGAACTTTGTGATACAGATTGCAGAGATGTTTTTAGTCTATGCATTTTTTGCAGGAATTACTTTTGCATATTTCATGTGTTCTGTTGGCCTGAAACCAAGAGTAGAAGATGTATTTTATGTGTTTTTAAAAAAGAAGAAATCGATTTTATGGGTGATTTTAAGAAAATGTATTATGATTCAGGTGTACGCGGCAATATTTAGTTTCTTTGGTGGATTATTAGGCGCAATACTTTACGTTGACAGCAGTCCTTTCATTCTTACCTCCAGCGTATTAGCTGTGGTCATAGTGGAACTTCGTTATTTTCCTGCAATATATTTGCTGATAGATGGGGAAGAAAAAGAAGCAAAGAAAGCAGTATGGCGGGGCACTGATTTGATGAAAGGGAATTATAAGAGGCTGATTTTCTTATATCTTTCTTTTATTCCGTGGATGCTGCTCGGTGTCCTGACCCTTGGAATTGGCTTGTTTGTGGTCGCTGCATGGCTGCAGATTTCTATGGCTGTATTTTATAAAGACTTGAAGGAACAAGAAAAGGCAAAGACAGGGACGGCGGCATAA
- a CDS encoding CCA tRNA nucleotidyltransferase: MFKIEIPEKAKQIINQLEQAGYEAYVVGGPVRDCILGKCPTDWDITTSASPYQVKEIFSYTIDTGIAHGTVTVMMGKEPFEVTTYRVDGEYRDHRRPEEVCFTKSLKEDLLRRDFTINAMAYNDRDGLTDYYGGVEDLKKKTIRCVGDARRRFDEDALRILRALRFQAQLGFVIEEETKQAIQKQAKFLKDISAERIQTELTKLLLSDHPETILDAYDLGVTKVVLPEFDRMMETPQNNPHHCYNVGVHTVEALKNTEPDHILRWTMLLHDVGKPEARVEGKIKDSFQGHNTIGEEVSRKILKRLKFDNQTIKQVTRLVYWHDVRFGSLDEVSKKTVRRWASRISVPLFEKLLKVQQADISAQSTFMQEEKQQILDRTRLLFEEIKEEEDCLQVKDLALDGKDLISLGMKPGREIGEMLAGLLELVLEDPAKNKREVLEQAVRKKRGEL, encoded by the coding sequence ATGTTTAAGATTGAGATACCTGAAAAAGCAAAACAGATCATAAATCAGCTGGAACAGGCCGGCTACGAAGCATATGTCGTAGGCGGCCCGGTCCGGGACTGCATTTTGGGGAAATGCCCTACGGACTGGGACATTACCACATCCGCATCTCCTTACCAAGTAAAGGAGATTTTTTCATATACAATTGATACGGGAATCGCTCACGGTACGGTGACAGTGATGATGGGAAAAGAACCATTTGAAGTGACGACCTACCGGGTGGATGGAGAATACAGAGACCACAGAAGGCCGGAGGAGGTCTGTTTTACCAAATCCCTGAAAGAAGATCTGCTGAGAAGAGATTTCACCATCAATGCCATGGCATACAACGACAGGGATGGACTGACCGATTATTACGGAGGAGTGGAGGACCTTAAAAAGAAGACGATCCGCTGCGTGGGGGATGCCCGCAGGCGTTTTGACGAGGATGCGCTCAGAATTTTGAGAGCGCTGCGCTTTCAGGCACAGCTTGGCTTCGTGATAGAAGAAGAGACAAAGCAGGCCATACAAAAACAGGCAAAGTTCTTAAAGGATATCAGCGCAGAGAGGATTCAGACGGAGCTCACAAAACTTCTCCTGTCCGATCACCCGGAAACGATCCTTGACGCATATGATCTGGGCGTTACAAAAGTGGTGCTCCCGGAATTCGACCGGATGATGGAGACACCTCAGAATAACCCTCATCACTGCTATAACGTAGGAGTTCATACGGTGGAGGCTTTAAAAAATACTGAGCCGGACCATATACTGCGGTGGACGATGCTGCTCCACGATGTGGGAAAGCCTGAAGCCAGAGTCGAAGGGAAAATAAAAGACAGTTTTCAGGGACATAACACTATCGGAGAAGAGGTGTCCAGGAAGATTTTGAAAAGACTGAAATTTGACAACCAAACCATAAAGCAGGTGACCAGACTTGTATATTGGCATGACGTACGGTTCGGTTCTTTGGATGAGGTCAGCAAAAAGACTGTGAGACGCTGGGCCAGCAGAATTTCGGTGCCGCTGTTTGAGAAACTTTTAAAAGTCCAGCAGGCAGATATTTCAGCCCAGAGCACTTTTATGCAGGAGGAAAAGCAGCAGATCCTTGACCGTACGAGACTGCTGTTTGAGGAAATCAAAGAGGAAGAGGACTGTCTTCAGGTGAAAGATCTGGCTCTTGACGGAAAGGACCTGATCAGTCTGGGGATGAAACCCGGCAGAGAAATAGGAGAAATGCTGGCAGGACTTTTAGAACTTGTTTTAGAAGATCCGGCCAAAAATAAAAGGGAAGTATTGGAGCAGGCTGTCAGGAAGAAAAGAGGAGAGTTATGA
- a CDS encoding Lrp/AsnC family transcriptional regulator: MRESILKLLEKNSRLDLKELAVLLDSTEVDIANEIAEMEKEHIICGYHTLINWDHTSREQLTAMIEVKVTPQRGEGFDKIAERIYNFPEVKALYLMSGAYDFMVMLEGKTMKEISMFTSSKLAPLEAVLSTATHFVLKKYKDHGTVLEAKKTDKRQAVTP, encoded by the coding sequence CTGAGAGAATCAATATTAAAATTATTAGAAAAGAACAGCCGTCTGGACTTAAAAGAGCTGGCGGTTCTTCTTGATTCTACGGAAGTAGACATCGCCAATGAAATTGCCGAGATGGAGAAAGAACACATTATCTGCGGGTACCATACACTGATCAACTGGGACCACACAAGCAGGGAACAGCTGACTGCCATGATCGAGGTGAAAGTGACACCCCAGAGGGGAGAAGGCTTTGATAAGATCGCAGAACGCATCTACAATTTCCCGGAAGTAAAAGCATTGTACCTCATGTCCGGGGCTTATGATTTCATGGTCATGCTGGAAGGAAAGACAATGAAGGAGATTTCCATGTTTACTTCATCAAAGCTCGCTCCTCTGGAAGCAGTGCTGAGTACAGCAACTCACTTTGTGCTTAAGAAATACAAAGATCACGGAACAGTGCTGGAGGCAAAAAAAACAGATAAAAGACAGGCGGTGACTCCATAA
- a CDS encoding phosphatase PAP2 family protein, whose translation MDFQILDFIQTHVRTPFLDDFFSRITHLGDAGTIWILIAVILLFTKKYRKAGVGMLIAMLVTYILGDHIIKPLVGRARPFTYRDIKLLIPPPGRYSFPSGHTASSFCAAVSLFLYDKKLGIPAFVLAALIAFSRLYLYVHYPTDVLGGILLGTVCAVTVFLLLRRNGHVDGTV comes from the coding sequence ATGGATTTTCAAATACTCGACTTTATCCAAACACATGTAAGAACCCCGTTCCTGGATGATTTCTTCTCCAGGATCACACATTTAGGCGACGCGGGCACGATATGGATTCTGATCGCCGTTATCCTTCTGTTCACAAAAAAATACAGAAAAGCAGGTGTCGGCATGCTCATTGCCATGCTGGTTACTTACATACTGGGGGATCATATCATCAAACCTTTGGTGGGCCGGGCAAGACCTTTTACCTATCGGGATATCAAACTTCTGATTCCTCCTCCGGGCCGGTATTCTTTTCCGTCCGGTCATACAGCTTCTTCTTTCTGTGCCGCCGTATCCTTGTTTTTATACGACAAAAAGCTGGGAATCCCAGCTTTTGTCCTGGCAGCACTGATCGCGTTCAGCAGGCTGTATCTGTATGTACATTATCCAACCGATGTCCTCGGCGGGATCCTACTGGGCACTGTCTGTGCAGTCACTGTGTTCCTGCTGCTTCGACGCAATGGACACGTCGATGGAACAGTCTGA
- a CDS encoding glycerophosphodiester phosphodiesterase family protein yields MIILVIPFCIFLYLYMIYPGKPRKHPVLETKCFAHRGLHGFHGIPENSMEAFRNAVTYGYGIELDVQLTKDDVMVVHHDYDLKRTCGVNKTIRDLTYRELKRYSLMETKERIPRFADVLALVDGKVPLLVELKMEHCDRKLCRLAAEVLDQYRGLYCMESFHPFALFWFRLNRPEVIRGQLSMNFRKDHHKGNQLAYWAEQNLLTNFATKPDFIAYKYIYWEEPSLKLCRKISGIPVYGWTFRSREEYEKYRRKFYGFIFEKFMI; encoded by the coding sequence ATGATCATACTTGTGATTCCGTTTTGTATCTTTCTTTACCTGTATATGATCTATCCCGGGAAGCCAAGAAAACATCCGGTGCTGGAAACGAAATGTTTTGCTCACCGGGGGCTCCACGGCTTTCACGGGATACCGGAAAACTCTATGGAGGCTTTCAGGAATGCGGTTACCTACGGATATGGGATTGAACTGGATGTACAGCTTACAAAAGATGATGTGATGGTCGTCCATCATGATTACGATCTGAAGAGAACCTGCGGTGTCAACAAAACGATTCGTGATCTGACCTACCGGGAGCTTAAGAGATATTCTCTGATGGAGACAAAAGAACGGATTCCCCGGTTTGCGGATGTGCTGGCTTTGGTAGACGGAAAGGTGCCGCTTCTGGTGGAACTGAAAATGGAGCACTGTGACCGGAAACTCTGCCGGCTGGCGGCGGAAGTGCTGGATCAATACCGGGGACTCTACTGTATGGAATCTTTTCATCCGTTTGCACTGTTCTGGTTCAGGCTAAACCGTCCGGAAGTCATACGCGGGCAGCTGTCCATGAATTTCAGAAAGGATCACCATAAGGGGAACCAGCTTGCCTACTGGGCGGAACAGAATCTTTTGACGAACTTTGCCACAAAACCGGATTTTATTGCATACAAATATATTTACTGGGAGGAGCCGTCCCTAAAGCTGTGCCGGAAGATTTCGGGAATCCCGGTCTATGGATGGACGTTCCGGAGCAGAGAGGAATATGAAAAGTACCGCAGAAAGTTTTATGGATTTATTTTTGAAAAGTTTATGATATAA
- the proS gene encoding proline--tRNA ligase: MAKEKKLVEAITAMDEDFAQWYTDVVKKAELIEYSSVKGCMILRPNGYAIWENIQKVMDAKFKETGVENVAMPMFIPESLLEREKDHVEGFAPEVAWVTHGGNKKLEERLCVRPTSETLFCDFYSNIIQSYRDLPKLYNQWVSVVRWEKSTRPFLRTSEFYWQEGHTAHATADEAEERTVQMLNMYADFCEQYLAIPVVKGQKTEKEKFAGANATYTIEALMHDGKALQSGTSHNFGDGFAKAFDIQYTDKNNKLQYVHQTSWGMSTRIIGAIIMVHGDDSGLVLPPKIAPVQTMIVPIMQKKEGVLEKAEEIRECLSKNYKVKVDDSDKSPGWKFSEQEVQGIPTRIEIGPKDIEKNQAVIVRRDTREKIFVSLDEIESKLSEVLDQMQKDMLERAKKHLEENTHEAGNWDEFTEIIEKQQGFVKAMWCGETECEEAIKDETGATTRCMPFEQEHLGDVCVHCGKPAKKMVLFGKAY, encoded by the coding sequence ATGGCAAAAGAAAAGAAGCTGGTAGAAGCCATCACTGCAATGGATGAAGACTTTGCACAGTGGTATACCGACGTTGTTAAAAAGGCAGAATTAATTGAATATTCCAGTGTAAAAGGATGCATGATCCTTCGCCCCAACGGATATGCCATTTGGGAAAATATTCAGAAAGTAATGGATGCTAAATTTAAAGAGACAGGTGTGGAAAATGTGGCAATGCCGATGTTTATTCCGGAAAGCCTTTTGGAGAGAGAGAAAGACCACGTGGAAGGCTTTGCGCCGGAAGTTGCGTGGGTGACTCACGGAGGGAATAAGAAGCTCGAGGAGCGTCTCTGTGTAAGGCCGACTTCTGAAACTCTGTTCTGTGATTTTTACTCTAATATCATCCAGTCTTACAGGGATCTTCCGAAGTTATATAATCAGTGGGTGTCCGTAGTCCGCTGGGAAAAGAGCACGAGACCGTTCCTGCGCACCTCTGAGTTTTACTGGCAGGAAGGCCATACGGCCCATGCGACAGCCGACGAGGCTGAGGAGCGCACGGTTCAGATGTTAAATATGTATGCGGACTTCTGCGAGCAGTACCTGGCAATTCCGGTTGTCAAAGGACAGAAGACGGAGAAAGAAAAGTTTGCAGGGGCCAATGCCACTTATACGATCGAAGCGCTGATGCATGACGGAAAGGCTCTTCAGTCAGGGACAAGCCATAACTTCGGAGATGGATTTGCTAAAGCGTTTGATATCCAGTATACCGATAAGAACAACAAACTGCAGTATGTCCATCAGACATCATGGGGCATGTCCACACGTATTATCGGGGCGATCATTATGGTCCACGGCGACGATTCAGGGCTCGTGCTGCCTCCGAAAATCGCACCGGTACAGACGATGATCGTGCCGATCATGCAGAAAAAAGAAGGAGTTCTCGAAAAAGCAGAAGAGATCAGAGAGTGCCTTTCTAAAAATTATAAAGTAAAAGTAGACGATTCCGACAAGAGTCCGGGATGGAAGTTCAGTGAACAGGAAGTTCAGGGAATCCCAACCAGGATCGAGATCGGACCGAAAGATATCGAAAAGAACCAGGCAGTGATTGTGCGCCGCGATACGAGAGAAAAGATTTTTGTTTCTCTTGACGAGATCGAATCAAAGCTTTCCGAAGTGCTTGACCAGATGCAGAAAGACATGCTGGAACGGGCGAAAAAGCATTTAGAGGAGAATACTCACGAGGCAGGAAACTGGGATGAGTTTACGGAGATCATCGAAAAGCAGCAGGGCTTCGTAAAAGCTATGTGGTGCGGGGAAACCGAGTGTGAAGAAGCCATCAAGGACGAGACAGGGGCTACCACCAGATGCATGCCTTTTGAACAGGAACATCTCGGGGATGTGTGCGTTCACTGCGGAAAGCCGGCCAAAAAGATGGTTCTTTTCGGAAAAGCATATTAA
- a CDS encoding aminotransferase class I/II-fold pyridoxal phosphate-dependent enzyme encodes MKDMLSKKAVMLEPSGIRKFFDIVSEMPEAISLGVGEPDFDTPWRIREEGIYSLEQGKTFYTSNAGLVELRDEICRYLKRKYHMRYHNDEVLVSVGGSEGIDVALRAIINPGDEVIVPQPSFVCYVPCVIMADGVPVTVELKEEDKFKLTRKQLEEAVTDKTKAIIMSFPNNPTGAIMTKKDLEPIADFAKEHDLLVISDEIYSELTYGHKHVSIGALPDMKERTIVINGFSKAFAMTGWRLGYAAAPKIIMEQMVKIHQYGIMAAPTTSQYAAVEALRACDDEVEEMKNSYNQRRRYLLHRFRELGLECFEPEGAFYAFPCIKEFGMSSEKFAEELLKEQKVAIVPGTAFGACGEGYLRVSYAYSIDELKEALSRLGTFIEKLRR; translated from the coding sequence ATGAAAGATATGCTGTCTAAAAAAGCCGTGATGCTGGAACCGTCCGGTATACGGAAGTTTTTCGATATTGTGAGTGAAATGCCGGAAGCAATTTCCCTCGGCGTGGGGGAACCGGATTTCGACACACCGTGGAGAATCAGAGAGGAAGGTATCTACTCTCTTGAGCAGGGAAAAACGTTTTATACATCCAATGCCGGACTCGTTGAGCTCAGGGATGAGATTTGCAGATATTTAAAAAGAAAATACCACATGCGCTACCACAATGACGAAGTGCTTGTTTCAGTGGGCGGCAGTGAGGGGATCGATGTGGCTCTCAGGGCTATTATAAATCCGGGAGATGAGGTCATTGTGCCTCAGCCGTCATTTGTCTGCTATGTGCCGTGTGTTATTATGGCCGACGGAGTCCCGGTCACTGTGGAGCTGAAAGAGGAAGACAAGTTCAAGCTGACGAGAAAACAGCTTGAGGAGGCGGTGACAGATAAGACGAAAGCCATTATCATGTCGTTTCCGAACAATCCGACAGGCGCTATTATGACGAAAAAAGATTTGGAGCCTATCGCTGATTTTGCGAAAGAGCATGATCTGCTTGTAATCTCTGATGAGATCTATTCCGAGCTTACATACGGACACAAACATGTCAGCATCGGTGCGCTTCCGGACATGAAGGAAAGGACTATCGTTATCAACGGTTTTTCCAAGGCATTTGCCATGACAGGCTGGAGGCTTGGCTATGCCGCTGCTCCGAAAATTATTATGGAGCAGATGGTGAAGATTCACCAGTACGGCATCATGGCTGCGCCGACCACGAGCCAGTACGCGGCGGTGGAGGCACTCCGCGCCTGCGATGACGAAGTGGAGGAGATGAAAAATTCCTATAACCAGAGGAGGCGGTATCTGCTTCACCGGTTCCGGGAATTGGGGCTTGAGTGTTTTGAGCCGGAGGGAGCTTTTTATGCATTTCCGTGTATTAAGGAATTTGGCATGAGCTCAGAGAAGTTTGCGGAAGAACTTTTGAAAGAACAGAAGGTTGCGATCGTCCCGGGAACAGCTTTCGGCGCCTGCGGAGAGGGATATTTGAGAGTGTCCTATGCGTATTCCATCGACGAACTGAAAGAAGCCCTCAGCAGGCTTGGCACATTTATTGAGAAACTAAGGAGATAA
- a CDS encoding DUF975 family protein, translating into MKFRDIWELAKTRAKDSLCTLVIIEVIIIMIVMGLQTWKIGLVMLFPFLAPALLIQISKQLLMFIFWTGNIFACMMTAMGVEANVEYIFYVFQSKSKGILWLLLRKVLMMNVYLLLFSCTADILNITQYLKPSYWSLIELILAVIVVELRYFPALYLLLDGEEQKCGPAVRRGISMMHGNYLRLIAFWLFFLPRLFIGLLFLGVGILVVAPWVQVSLATFYMELKQQEKIRIRSKTEDDIRQGST; encoded by the coding sequence ATGAAATTCAGGGATATTTGGGAATTAGCGAAGACAAGGGCCAAAGACAGCCTCTGCACTTTGGTTATAATTGAAGTCATTATTATAATGATCGTCATGGGTCTTCAAACATGGAAAATAGGCTTAGTGATGTTGTTCCCTTTTCTGGCGCCTGCATTGCTGATACAAATTTCAAAACAGCTGCTGATGTTTATTTTTTGGACAGGAAATATTTTTGCTTGTATGATGACAGCTATGGGTGTGGAAGCGAACGTAGAATATATCTTTTATGTATTTCAGAGTAAGTCAAAAGGAATTTTATGGCTGCTTCTGAGAAAAGTTTTAATGATGAATGTGTATTTACTTTTGTTTTCTTGTACTGCCGATATTTTAAACATAACACAATATCTGAAGCCTTCATATTGGTCATTAATTGAACTCATACTGGCTGTCATCGTCGTAGAGCTGCGTTATTTTCCCGCATTATATTTACTTCTGGACGGGGAAGAGCAGAAATGCGGCCCGGCAGTGCGGCGGGGAATCAGCATGATGCATGGTAATTACTTGAGATTAATCGCGTTTTGGCTGTTTTTTCTCCCGCGGCTGTTCATCGGTCTGCTGTTCCTGGGAGTGGGCATTCTGGTGGTCGCTCCATGGGTTCAGGTTTCTCTGGCCACATTTTATATGGAATTAAAGCAGCAGGAAAAGATAAGAATACGCAGTAAGACGGAAGATGACATCAGACAAGGCAGTACATGA
- a CDS encoding D-alanine--D-alanine ligase family protein, producing MKKNIAVIFGGRSSEHEVSCVSAATVIRSLDEEKYNVILVGITKDGRWLLVDKLKEIEDGSWRESRVNAIISPDTEDKALVLLAEGTYRLQPVDVIFPVLHGLNGEDGTIQGLFEMAQIPYVGCGVLASAVSMDKVYTKIIVEDLGIRQAQFVHIRRSDLTQMEDALDRAEAKLSYPMFVKPSRAGSSVGVSKAEDREALSKALSKAAEHDRNILVEETIVGREVECAVLGGKEIKASGVGEILAAADFYDYDAKYNNQESKTLIDPPMPEETREEIRKSAAEIFKAVDGYGLSRVDFFIAENGEVVFNEINTLPGFTSISMYPMLWAAQGIKTPALADELIRLAEERFE from the coding sequence ATGAAGAAAAATATCGCTGTGATCTTCGGGGGAAGATCCTCCGAACATGAAGTGTCCTGTGTTTCGGCTGCCACAGTCATACGAAGCCTGGATGAAGAAAAATATAATGTGATTTTAGTGGGGATAACAAAAGACGGCCGCTGGCTGCTTGTGGATAAATTAAAAGAGATTGAAGACGGAAGCTGGAGAGAATCCAGGGTGAATGCGATTATTTCTCCGGATACAGAAGATAAGGCATTGGTACTCCTCGCAGAGGGTACATACCGGCTGCAGCCTGTGGATGTAATCTTCCCGGTGCTTCACGGTTTAAACGGAGAAGACGGGACCATTCAGGGACTGTTTGAAATGGCTCAGATCCCGTATGTGGGATGCGGGGTACTGGCTTCCGCGGTATCGATGGATAAGGTTTATACAAAGATCATTGTGGAAGACCTTGGAATCCGGCAGGCACAGTTTGTCCATATCCGCAGGAGTGACTTAACTCAGATGGAGGACGCTCTTGACCGGGCAGAGGCAAAGCTTTCTTATCCGATGTTTGTGAAGCCTTCCCGGGCAGGGTCTTCCGTGGGAGTTTCCAAGGCGGAGGACAGGGAAGCACTTTCAAAAGCACTGTCAAAGGCTGCCGAACATGACCGCAATATTTTAGTGGAGGAGACCATCGTTGGACGGGAAGTGGAATGCGCCGTCCTCGGAGGAAAAGAGATCAAGGCTTCCGGTGTGGGAGAAATTCTGGCCGCTGCCGATTTCTATGATTATGATGCCAAATATAATAACCAGGAATCAAAGACCCTGATCGATCCTCCGATGCCGGAGGAGACGAGAGAGGAGATCCGGAAATCCGCAGCTGAGATTTTTAAGGCTGTTGACGGATACGGTCTTTCCCGCGTAGACTTCTTTATTGCAGAGAATGGGGAGGTCGTGTTCAATGAGATCAATACACTTCCAGGATTTACGTCCATCAGCATGTATCCGATGCTCTGGGCGGCCCAGGGAATCAAAACGCCGGCCCTTGCAGACGAGCTGATCCGTCTTGCGGAAGAAAGGTTTGAATAA
- a CDS encoding tRNA (cytidine(34)-2'-O)-methyltransferase, whose product MLHIVLHEPEMPANTGNIGRTCVACGAVLHLIEPLGFKLNEKMIKRAGLDYWEHLDVRTYVNFEDFLEKNHHPKIYMATTKSRQTYADVTYGGADEDVYLMFGKESAGIPEEILLDYKETAVRIPMLPEIRSLNLSNSVAIVAYEVLRQQGFDHFQREGQLHRYEW is encoded by the coding sequence ATGCTGCATATTGTTCTGCATGAGCCGGAGATGCCGGCCAATACCGGAAATATCGGAAGGACATGCGTTGCCTGCGGTGCGGTCCTGCATCTGATCGAACCGCTGGGATTTAAACTGAATGAGAAGATGATCAAAAGAGCAGGACTGGACTACTGGGAACACCTGGATGTGAGGACTTATGTGAATTTTGAGGATTTTCTTGAGAAAAATCATCATCCTAAGATTTACATGGCAACTACGAAATCCAGGCAGACCTATGCAGATGTCACTTATGGGGGCGCGGATGAAGACGTCTATCTGATGTTTGGCAAGGAGAGTGCCGGGATTCCGGAGGAAATTCTGCTTGACTACAAGGAAACGGCAGTCAGGATTCCGATGCTTCCTGAGATCCGTTCCCTGAACTTGTCCAACTCTGTGGCGATTGTGGCCTATGAGGTGCTGAGACAGCAGGGATTTGACCATTTCCAGAGAGAAGGGCAGCTGCACCGCTACGAGTGGTAG